The Vulcanimicrobium alpinum sequence TGCACGAGCGTGTGCACCGTGTCGCCGTACGTCGCGAACGTTGCGAGCACCGCCTCGCCGCGCTCGTCGCGCACGGTCTGCGGTGCGTACACCGGCGCCGCGCCGTTGGCAACGGCATGGGCGTACACGGCGACGGCGTCGTCGACGGCGATCGCGACCGCGCGGACGCCGTCGCCGTGGCGCGCGACGTGCGCGCCGATCGGACCGTGGGGTCGCAGGCTCGAGGTCAGTACCAGCCGCACGTCGTTCTGCACCAGCACGTACGAGACGGTGTCGGGGTTGCCGGTCTCCGGACCGCGATACGCGAGCGCCTCGAAGCCCAGCGCGCCGCAGTAGTAATAGGCCGCCTGCTTGGCGTTCCCGACCCACAGTTCGAGGTGATCGAAACGGAAGCCGCGGTTGTCGATCGAGGCTGGCGCCGGGAACGTCTGATGCATGCGAGTATCGTACGCCGCGGCCGCCGGGGAGGCACCGTCGCGCGCGCAATTCTATGCCAAACTATGATACCCTGGCGGCATCCTATGTCAGAGAACCTCCTCGACGAGACCGATAAGCGCATCCTTTCGGCACTCCAGCGCAATGGGCGGCTTCAGAACGTGGACCTCGCGAAGGCCGTGGGGCTGTCTCCTTCGCCGTGCTTGCGGCGCGTGAAGCGCCTGGAGGACGGCGGGTTCATCGAACGCTACGGAGCGCTGCTCGACCGCACGAAGCTCGGCTTCGGGATCACAGCGTTTCTGAGCATCGAGATCGAGCGGAACCGCAAGGCCGAGACGGAGCTGCTGCGCGATCAGCTGCGCGCGCTGCCGCAGGTCGTCGCTTGTCACATCATCACCGGCGATGCCGACTTTTTCCTCGAGATCGTCGCGCGCGACCTCGCCGGCTACTCGGCGTTCGTCCTCGACGTGCTCAACAAACTCCCCGGCATCAAGAGCATCCGGTCGAGCATCTCGCTCGAAGCGGTGAAAGCCAACGCACCCCTCCCGCTCGGCAGCGACAAACGCACGTCACGCTGAGCCCAGCGTGACATGCGCGTTAGCAGGCCGATGAAAAATCGGCCGAGTTGATGTTGGCGTGACGGCGTTTTTCGCGTATTATAAGAGCAAGTCTCCTCATACCTTGGTGAGGTTGCGGCCGATGCGGACTCATGATGAGCAGCGTGCATCCGTTTGGACGACGTTGCAGCCGGAAGACACCGTGCCCGGCGATCATCCGTTGCGCCCGATGCGCGTGATGGTCAACGAAATTCTGCGCGAACTCTCGCCGGAGTTTTCCAAGCTCTACTCCCGACGGGGCCGGCCATCGATCGCGCCGGAGAAGCTGCTGCGAGCCTTGCTGTTGCAAATGTTCTACTCGATCCGCAGCGAGCCGATGCTGCTGGAGCAGTTGCGTTACAATTTGCTCTTTCGTTGGTTCGTGGGCTTGAGCATGGACGACAAGATCTGGGACCCCTCGACGTTCAGCAAGAACCGCGATCGGTTCTTGAATGGCGAAATCTCCGAGCGGTTCTTCGCCGCCGTGGTCGAGCGGGCGCGTGCCGACGAACTGCTCTCGAACGAGCATTTCACCGTCGATGGGACGCTAATCGAGGCGTGGGCCAGCCACAAGAGCTTTCGGCCCAAGTCGGACGACGAACCGCCGACCTCGAGCGGCGGTCGCAACGAGGGCGTGAACTTTCGTGGCCGGCCGCGCAGCAACGAGACGCACGTCTCGAGTACCGATCCGGACGCGCGGTTGTACCGCAAGAGCAGCGGCGCGCCGGCGATTCTCGGCTATCTCGGACATGCTCTGATGGAGAATCGCAACGGCTTGATAGTCGGCGTGAAGACCACTCGCGCGACCGGGATCGCCGAACGCGAAGCAGCGCTGGAATTGATTCGCGGGGTCAGCGGAAGCAACCGAATCACGCTCGGCGCCGACAAGGCGTACGATACCAAAGACTTTGTCGAGGCGTTGCGAGCGCTCAACGTGACGCCGCACGTTGCTCAAAATACGACCCGTCGCCGCAGCGCGATCGACCGCCGAACCGTCCGCCATCCGGGCTACACGGTGAGTCAACGCAGGCGCAAGTTGATCGAGGAGAGCTTCGGGTGGGGCAAGACGATCGGCCGATTGCGCAAGGTGCATTTCCGCGGGCTTGATCTGGTCGGCGACATTGTGCGCTGGACGGCCGCGGCGTACAACTTGATCAGGATACGCAATCTGAGGGCCGCGACATGATGCGAAGTGATGCTGACCCGAGGGGGCGTTTTCGAGATGAACCGCTCGGCAACGGGCTTCGAGAGGTCCGCCGACCTCCCGAAAACCGTGCTGAACGGGCAGTTCGCGAACCACGCGCCGATTTTTTCACGGGGCTGTTAGAGGCGTTCGAAGATTGTGGCGATGCCTTGGCCCATGCCGATGCACATCGTGGCGAGACCGTAGCGGCCGCCGCGGCGGCGGAGTTCGTGCAGCAGCGTCGTCGCGATGCGAGCGCCGCTGCAGCCCAGCGGGTGGCCCAGCGCGATCGCGCCGCCGTTCACGTTCACGATCGCCGGATCGATCCCGAGTTCGCGGACGCACGCGACGGACTGCGCGGCGAACGCTTCGTTGAGTTCGACCAGATCGAGATCCCGTGCCGCCAGCTTCGCGCGGTCGAGGGCCTTGCGCGTCGCACCGATCGGACCGATCCCCATGACGCTCGGATCGACGCCGAACGTCGCCGACGTCACCACCCGCGCCATCGGCGTCCAGCCGTGCCGCTCGGCGGCTTCGGCGCTGCACATCAGCAGCGCGGCCGCGCCGTCGTTGAGCGGCGAGGAGTTGCCGGCAGTGACCGTCCCGTTCGCTTTGAACGCCGGCTTGAGTTTCGCGAGCGTCTCCATCGTCGTGTCGGGGCGCGGCGGCTCGTCCTGCGAAAGATCGTAGGATTTCTTGCCCGCGTCGACGTGCACCGGCGTCAGCTCGGCGGCGAAGCGGCCGGCCTCCACCGCGGTCTTGCATTTCATCTGGCTTTCGTACGCGAAACGGTCCTGCGCATCGCGCGAGATGCCGTACTGCTCGGCGACGTTCTCGGCGGTCTCTCCGAGCGAAATCGGCGGATACCATGCGGCGAGCCGCGGATTCACCATCCGGTTGCCAAGCGTCGTGTCGTGGATCTCGGGCGCGCGATCGTACGCCTTCTCGGATTTGAGGATCACGAACGGCGCGCGCGTCATCGATTCCGCACCGCCGGCAATCGCGACGTCGACGACGCCCGCGGCGATCGCATGATAGGCGGCGTTGAGCGCCTGCAGACCGCTTCCGCAGAGCCGGTTGAGCGTCGTGCCCGGGACGCTCGTCGGCAGCCCCGCGAGCAGCAGCGCCATCCGGCCCGCGTTGCGGCAGTCCTCGCCGGCCTGATTCGCGGCGCCCCAGAAGACGTCGTCGATCAGCGCGGGCTCGACGCGCGTGCGCTCCACCAGCGCGCGGATCGCGTGCGCTCCGAGGTCGTCCGGCCGCACGGACGCGAGCGCGCCTCCGTAGCGGCCCATCGGCGTGCGGAGGGCGTCGACAACAACGGCTTCGGGCATGACTCGTGGGGCTTCGCGCAGCAGGCGAGCCGGCCTTGCGGCGCGAGGGAGCGCATCGGCTGATGCGAACGGCATGCGGTGTGGAGCACGGGACGACGCACGCCGCATGCATCGCCGGCGGCGGACCGGCCGGGATGCTGCTGGGCTACTTGCTCGCCCGCGCGGGGCTCGACGTCGTCGTCCTCGAGAAGCACGGCGACTTTCTGCGCGACTTCCGCGGCGACACGGTCCACCCGTCGACGCTCGCGGTGATCGGCGAACTCGGCCTGCTCGAGCGTTTTCTGAAGATCCCGCATCAGCGCGTCGCGCGGCTCGCCGGGGTCGTCAACGGCCACCGCGTGACGATCGCCGACTTCGCGCACGTCCGGACGCGCTGCCGCTACATCGCGATGATGCCGCAGTGGGATCTGCTCAACTTCTTCGCGACGGAAGCACGCGCGTTTCCGAGCTTCCACCTTGAGATCAACGCCGAGGTGACCGGCCTGATCGCAGAAGACGGGCGTGTGATCGGCGTGCGCGTTGCGGACCCGAGCGGGAAACGCGAGATTCGCGCGGCGCTCGTCGTCGCCGCCGACGGGCGCCATTCGACGGTTCGCCGCTGCGCGGCGCTGCCGGTGCACGATCTCGGCGCCCCGATCGACGTGCTGTGGATCCGTCTGCCGAAACGGCCCGGCGATCCGTCGGAGACGCTGGGATACTTCGACGCCGGGCGCGTGCTCGTCACGATCGATCGCGGCGAGTACTTCCAGTGCGGGCTCGTGATCCCGAAAGGCGGGATCGACGCGCTGCACGCGGGCGGGATCCGGGCCGTGCGCGAGCAGATCGCAGCGCTGGCGCCGCTGCTGCGCGATCGCGTCGACGCGATCCGCGATTGGAACGACGTCAGCCTGCTCACGGTGCGGATCGATCGACTCGAACGCTGGCATCGCCCGGGGCTGCTCTGCATCGGCGACGCCGCGCACGCAATGTCGCCGATGGGCGGCGTCGGGATCAACCTCGCGATTCAAGACGCGGTCGCCGCCGCGAACCTGCTCGCCGCGCCGCTGCGCGACGGCGCCGTCTCCGACGCGCAGCTCGAGGCGGTGCAGCGCCGCCGGATGCCGGCCGTCCGGTTCACGCAAGGCCTGCAGGTCTTCGCGCAGGAGCGCGTCTTCGGGCAAGCGCCGCCGGGCGCCGTGCCTTCACGGTCGCTTCCGGCACCGCTGCGGCTGCTGCAGATGCTCCCGCTGCTGCAGGCGATCCCCGCCTACGTCGTGGGCGTGGGAGTGCGTCCCGCACGCGTGCGCACGCCGAACCGCGCGGGCTGACGCGCATCCGTCACGCGATTCGCGTCACCGCGTCGACGTCGAGCTCGCCGGCGAGGCGATCGAGGTCGTCGAGGACCGACGTCAGGATCGGGATGCCGTCGCGGCGAACGCGAGCTCGTTCTCGTGCTCGATCTCGCCGGCGACGAAGATCCGGTCCTGCCCCGGCGCGCGCGCGCCGTCCTTGATCGCGCGCAGCTCGCGGTCGATGTCGCGTTTGAACGCGGCGACGTCGCGCAGCGCGTCGACGCGCAGCGCGCCGAAGAAATGCGACGTGATCCCCGACGGCGCCGTCGGGCTCTCCGTGATCGTCAGGTCGGCGCCGAACCAGCCGGCGGCGAGGACGCCGGTAAGCAATTCCGCGAGCGCGCCGAGGCCCTAGCCCTTGTGGCCGCCGTTCTCGGTGCCGAACCCGCCGAGCGGCAGCAGCGCGCCGGTGTGGCGCGCCGCCGGATCGCCGATGGGGTTGCCGTCGGCGTCGACCGCCCACCCGGGCTTGAGCTGCAGCCCCTTGCGCTCGTAGACTTCGAGTTTGCCGTACGTCACCGTCGTGGTCGCGAAATCGAGGACGAACGGCGGCTCGTCGCCCGCGGGCACTGCGAACGCGAACGGATTCGTTCCCTGCATCTTCGTCCGTCCGAACGTCGGCACCGCAAAGTGCGCGGAGTCGGTCGAGCAGATTCCGATCATGTCGTGCGGCAGCGCCATCATCGCGTAGTAGCCGGCGATCCCGTAATGGTTCGAGTTGCGCACCGCGGCGAACGCGATCCCGCGCTCGCGCGCCTTCGCGATCGTGGCGCTCATCGCGTGATGCGATGCCGGATGCCCCAAGCCGTTGCCCGCGTCGAGCAGCAGCGACGTCGGCGTCTCTCGCACGCGCGTGTACGTCGGCCGCGGGACGATGCGGCCGTTGCGGATGCGGTCGACGTAGAACCACCGCAGTCGTGCGACGCCGTGCGATTCGATCCCGCGCCGGTCCGCGGCGACCAGCACGTCGGCGACGATGCGCGCCGCTTCGTCGTCGACGCCGACGGCGACGAGCGATGCCGCGACGAAGCGCTGCAGATCGTCCTCGCGCACGCGCGCAACGGCGGCCTCCGTCATACCGGTTCGACGACGAAGCGGTCGAGTTTCGCGATGCCCAGGCGATCGGCGAGCGCGTCTATCGTCTCCCACACCTTGGGATCGATCGGAACGCCCTCGCTGCGATACCGTTCGGTGTGCTCGCGTTCGGGATCGCCCGCGACCAGGACGCGCTCGACGCCGGGCGACGTCCGTCCCGCGCGCAGCAAGCCGAGTTGACGATCGAGATCGCGTCCGAACAGCGGCAGATCGCGGATCGCGTCGACGCGGAACGCACCGAAGAAGTTGCCGACCGTTCCGCCGTGCAGGCCGCGTTCGTCGAGCCCGAGGTCGGTCCCGAACGGTCCCCCCGAGAGCACGCCGCAGAGGATCTCGACCAGCGCGCCGAGGCCGTAGCCTTTGTGCCCGCCGTTCTCGGTGCCGTAGCCGCCCAGCGGCAGCAGCGCGCCGGTCGTCATCGCGATGCGCGGATCGCGCGTCTCGCGTCCGTCGGCGTCGACGGCCCAGCCGGGTTTGAGCTCCTTCGACTTGCGATCGCTCACTTCGAGGCGACCGAACGTCACCGCCGTCGTCGCCATGTCGAGGACGTACGGCGGCCCGTCGGCGGCGGGGATGGCTACGGCGATCGGATTCGTGCCCTGCGTCTTCTGCCGGCCGAACGTCGGCACCGCGAGATGCGTCGAGTTGGTCATCGCGAGACCGATCATCCCGCGATCGAGCGCCATCATCGCGTAGTAAGCGCCGATTCCGAAATGGTTGGAGTTGCGCAGCGTCGCCAAGCCGATCCCCGTCTGCTCCGCCTTCGCGATCGCCGCGCGCATCGCATGGATGCCGGCCGGATGGCCGAGTCCGTTGCCCGCGTCGAGCGCGATCTGCGTCGGGCTCTCGCGCAGCACGGTGTACTGCGGGCGCGCCGCGACGACGCCGGCCTCGATCCGCCGGCAGTAGAACGTGTCGAGGCGCGCGATCCCGTGCGATTCGACGCCGCGCAGATCGGCGGCGACGAGGACGTCGGCGACGTCGCGTGCGTCGCTCTGGGAGACGTCGAGTGCGGTGAGAGCGCGGACGATAAACGCCCGCTCGTCCGCCTCGTTCGCACGGATCTTCGAAGGCTCTTCACCGATCATCGCGTTCTTGCGTTCGGGACCCCGGAGCTGCGGCCCCGCCGCCGCCGGACGCCGTCAGTCGGCCCGCACGTCACGCAGCTTGCGCGCGACATCCGCAAGGACACGGTCCGCCGCGTACTCGTCGAAGCGGGCGCGGTCGTAGCAGAGCGCGAGCCAACCGCGGCCGTCGACGATCGCCCCCGGCGCGAGAATCGCTGACTCGCCGGGGGCGACGAGCGGGAACGCGAGCAGCGTCCCGGTCGCGCCGACGTTCGTGACCGTCGCGGTCGCGCCGCCGACGTCGTGCGCGGTGAGTGCGCCGCTGCGCGCGCGCGCCGCGAGGTCCGCGATCTGCGCGGCGATCGCGTCGAGCGATGCGGCGTTCGCCTGCGAGACGACGGGCACGACGAGGCCGCCGAGGATCTCGACCGCGACGCCGATGCGGTCGGCATTAAGCGCGCGGCCGAACGCGCGGACGAAGTAGGCCGTCCAGGCCCGGCCGCCGCGGTCGACGGCGGAGAGATCGATCTGCACCGCGCACGAACCTTGCGCGATCGTGGCGCGCGCTTCGGTCATGCGCTCCGCGATGCGCTTGCGCATCGCCGTCAAACCGCCCGCTTTCGTGAGCGTCGGCGGCGCGACGGGCCGCGAGACCGCGGTGTGCATGCCGGCGGGCGTCGCGTCGGCGAAGCGCGCGAGGATCTGACCGACCTCGGCGCGTTCGCCTTCGAGGACGAGAATCTCGGCGAGGATGCCGTCCTGCGGCGATTCGACGTCGGTGTTCACCTTGTCGGTCTCGACGGCGAAGAGCGGCTCGCCGCGATTCACGGCGTCGCCGGGTTTCTTGTACCAGGCAGAGACCAGGCCGTCGACGAGCGTGTCGGCGAGCTTGGGGAACTCGACGTTCATGGGCGCGTCTCCGGCCGCGCTTCGACAGGCTCAGCGTGACGCGCCTCAGCAGGACGCGATTCGCATGCGGTTTTGAAGGCGGCGAGAAAGCGGCCGACGTCGGCGCCGTCGACGGCGCGGTGGTCGACGGCGCACGTGACGAAGGCGCGGCCGTTACGGACGGCGCCGATGCGGACGGCGGCGGTGTGGCCGGGGCGGACGAACGGAACGGCGAGATCGCTGCCGCTCGCGCCGTAGTCGATCAGTGCGATCGTTCCGCCGCCGCGCGAGGGCATCGCGGGGCCGAGGTCGAGGTCGACGACGACGTCGGCGTGCTCGACGATCCCCGTCCAAGCGAACGTTGCGTTGAAGCGCGGGAACGCGCGCGCCGCCGCGACGAGCGCGTCGAGCGCGAGGCGCGTGTGCTCCGCGGGAAGGTCGACCGCGATCGTGCTCGACGCCTGCGGGATCACCGGGTCGTACGCGGGCGTTGCGCCGCCGCGCTGCGCGCGCGCCGCCGCGAGCCGCACGATCGCGTCGCGAATCGTCGCGCGATTCGGCACGATCGCGTCTTCGAGGACCTCGTCGACGGGGATTCCGGGGATATCGGGCATCGCGACGCGCACCGGCGGGACGTCGAGGACGCCGGCTTCCGCCGCGATCGCGCACAACTCCGCGCCGAGACCCATCGTCAGCGTATCTTCGTGCACGACGCACAGCCGGCGCGTCTTCGCGAGCGATGCGAGGATCGTCGCGCGATCGAGCGGGAGCAGCGTGCGCAGGTCGATCACTTCGACGTCGATCCCCTCGCCGGCGAGCGTCTGCGCCGCCGCGAGCGATTCGTGCAGCATCATCCCGTAGCTCAGCACGGTGACGTCGCTGCCCGCGCGCGCGACCGCGGCCTCGCCGATCGGGACGAGATATTCGCCCTCCGGGACGTCGCCGCGGATCGCACGATAGGTCCGCTTGTGTTCGAGAACGAGCACCGGATCGGGATCGCGGATCGCCGCGGTGAGCAGGCCCTTCGCGTCGGCCGGGGTCGACGGCGCCACGATCTTCAATCCCGGCGCGTGCGCGTAAAACGCCTCGACGCTCTGCGAATGGTACGGACCGCCGCGAAAGCCGCCGCCGTACGCGGTGCGCAAGACGAGCGGACACGTCCAATCTCCTCCGGTGCGCCACCGGATCTTCGCCGCTTCGCCAACGAGATGGTCCATCGCCGCGTGGATGAAGTCGGCGAACTGGATCTCCGCGACCGGTCGCAGGCCGCGCATCGCCATCCCGACCGCGACGCCGGCGATCCCCGTCTCGGCCATCGGCATGTCGATGACGCGCCGCGCGCCGAAGCGCGCGTGCAGCCCTTCCGTCGCGCGGAAGACGCCGCCCAGCACGCCGACGTCTTCGCCGAGGACGACCACGCACTCGTCGCGAGCCATCTCGCCGGCGAGCGCTTCGCGCACTGCCTCGACGACCGAGCGCTCACGCATACGCGTGCTCGAGGACCGTCGCCGGATCGCCGAGCGGCTGCGCTTCCGCCCACGCCGCCGCGTCGTCGGCGATCGCGGCATTTTCGGCGTCGACCGCTGCGGCCCACGCGGCGTCGACCAGCGCACGCGCGCGTACGAGCGGATCCTGCGTCGCGCGTGCCGCCTCGATCTCGCTGCGGTCGCGGTAGCGCGTGTCGTCGTCGTTCGAGGTGTTGGGCAGAAACCGGATGCACTGCGCGTCGATCAGCGTCGGGCCGGCGCCGCTGCGCGCACGCGCGATCGCCTCGGCGGCGGCGGCATGCATCGCCTCGAGGTCGCCGCCGTCGACCGCGATCCCCGGCATCCCGTAGCCGGCCGCGCGCGCCACGAGCGTCTCGGTCGCGTACTCGTCTTCGCGCCGGACCGACTGCGTCCAGCCGTTGCGGTGGACGACGAACACGCACGGAAGCCGGTGGACGGCCGCGAGGTTCATCGACTCGTGCGCTTCGCCTTTCTGCGCGCCGCCGTCGCCGAACGCGATCACGGTGACGCTGCCGTCGCCGAGCAGCTGCGAGCCCCACGCGCAGCCGACGCCGTGCGAGCAGTGGTTGGGCTGCGGTCCCTGCTGGGAGAGCACGTGCAGCGCACGCGAGCCGAAATGGGCGTAGGGCTGGCGGCCGCGCGCGTTCGGATCGGAGGGCCGCGAGAAGAAACAGAGCATCACGTCGCGCGCCGGCATCCCGAGAACGAGCAAGGCCGCAAGATCGCGGTAATGCGGCGCGAGCCAATCGACCCCGGGCTGCATCGCGAGCGCGTACCCCGTGCCGATCGCCTCGTGTCCGCTGCACGGGACTGCGAAATGCGCGCGGCCGGCCCGAGCCAGCCGCCACATCCGCTCGTCGAGCGCTCGCGCGAGCGAGAGCGCGCGATAGCCGCGCTCCCGCTCCGATCGTTCGAGCATCGCGCTACTTCGCGATCGTGAACTTTCCGCCGGCGACGCGCGTCAGGACGAGCGAGAACACCGAGAGCCCGTTGTGATCGCCGCCCGACATGCGGAACGTTCCAGTGACACCGGTGTAGTCGGTGTGCTCGAGCGCTTGGCGCAGCTTTTCACCGTCGGTCGACTTCGCGCGTTCCAGCGCCTGTTTGAGAACGTAGACGCTGTCGTATCCGAATCCGCCGAAGATGCTGACCGGCGCATCTTTGGGATAGCCGCTCTCGAACGCGGAGATGTAGTGCGTCAGCAGCTTCTTCTGCGGATCGTTCGCCGGCAGATAGCTCGCGACGTTGATCTTCGTGCTCGCGATGAACGCGCCGTCGAGCGCGGCGCCGGCCTGCTGCGGGAAGACCCCCGTCGCCGCACCGTCGGAGTAGAAGATCGGCACCGAGATGCCGAGTTCGCGATAACCCTTGATGATCACGTTCGCCGACGGCAGCGTCGTCCACGCGACGACGGCCTGCGGGTTGGCAGCTTTGATCTTCGTCAATTGCGTCGTCGCGTCGCTCGCGCGCGCGTCGATCGCTTCAGCGTCGACGACTTCAAATCCGAAGCGCTTCCCGGCGTCCTGGAAATGGGAGAGGCCCGTCTTGCCGTAGTCGTCGTTGCGGTAGATGACGGCGACCTTCGTCATCTTCTTCGCGCGCATGTACTCCTGCATCGACTGCGCGACGTGGAAGTCGGTGATCGGCATCTTGAAGATCCACTGCCGATCGGCGATCGGCTGGATCACCTGCGCGCTCGAGGCGAGCGAGACCATCGGCACCTTTGCCTGCGTCGCGAGCGGGACCATCGCCAGCGACGTTTGCGTCAGCGACGAGCCGATGATCGCGGCGACGTGCTGGTCGAGGAGCTTGCGGGTGTTGTTGACGGCGGTCGTCGCGTTCGACTCGTCGTCGAGGACCGTGACCTGCAGCGGATGCCCCTGTACGCCGCCGGCCTTGTTGATCTCGTCGACCGCCATCTGGATGCTGTCGGCTTCCGGCCGGCCGAGGGTCGCACCCGGACCGCTCTCTGAAACGGTCGCACCGATCACGTAGGGTTCCGCGGCGGCACCGGCGAGACGCGGCGGTGCCGCCGGAACGATGAGGAGCGCGGCGAGCGCGAGCATGCCGAAACGAACGACGATCCGAACCATCTGACCCTCCTTACTTTCTTGCCGTCGTGTTGGCGGGCGACGCCGCAGTTTCCGTCTGAACGCGAGGCCGCGAGCGGTCCGCGCCGCCCTCAGGGCCGCGCGGCGAGGTAGACGGAACGCGCCGAGCGCGCCAGTTCGTCGGCGGTCTCGGTCCCGACGATGCGGCCGCGCTGCATCAGATACGCGCGCGAACAGATGCGCGCCGCCAGCCGCAGGTTCTGCTCCACCAGCACGATCGTGACACCCCGCTCGGCGAGCCGCGCGAGCGCGCCGAAGTTCTCGGCGCGCACTTTCGGCGCCAGACCCAGACTCGGTTCGTCGAGCAGCAGCAGGTCGGGCTTCGCCATCAGCGCGCGACCGATTGCGACCATCTGCTGTTCGCCGCCAGAGAGCGAACCCGCGATCGTGTCGCGATAGCGCCGCAGCGCCGGAAAGAGCTCGAAGACGCCCTCGAGATCGGCGGCGAGCACGGCGCGCGGCGCCCGCCGCGCGTAGGCGCCCATCTGCAGGTTCTCGCGCACGGTGAGCGGCGCGAAGATCCCGCGCCGTTCGGGGACGAGCGCGAC is a genomic window containing:
- a CDS encoding FAD-dependent oxidoreductase, which codes for MRTACGVEHGTTHAACIAGGGPAGMLLGYLLARAGLDVVVLEKHGDFLRDFRGDTVHPSTLAVIGELGLLERFLKIPHQRVARLAGVVNGHRVTIADFAHVRTRCRYIAMMPQWDLLNFFATEARAFPSFHLEINAEVTGLIAEDGRVIGVRVADPSGKREIRAALVVAADGRHSTVRRCAALPVHDLGAPIDVLWIRLPKRPGDPSETLGYFDAGRVLVTIDRGEYFQCGLVIPKGGIDALHAGGIRAVREQIAALAPLLRDRVDAIRDWNDVSLLTVRIDRLERWHRPGLLCIGDAAHAMSPMGGVGINLAIQDAVAAANLLAAPLRDGAVSDAQLEAVQRRRMPAVRFTQGLQVFAQERVFGQAPPGAVPSRSLPAPLRLLQMLPLLQAIPAYVVGVGVRPARVRTPNRAG
- a CDS encoding thiamine pyrophosphate-dependent dehydrogenase E1 component subunit alpha, with the protein product MLERSERERGYRALSLARALDERMWRLARAGRAHFAVPCSGHEAIGTGYALAMQPGVDWLAPHYRDLAALLVLGMPARDVMLCFFSRPSDPNARGRQPYAHFGSRALHVLSQQGPQPNHCSHGVGCAWGSQLLGDGSVTVIAFGDGGAQKGEAHESMNLAAVHRLPCVFVVHRNGWTQSVRREDEYATETLVARAAGYGMPGIAVDGGDLEAMHAAAAEAIARARSGAGPTLIDAQCIRFLPNTSNDDDTRYRDRSEIEAARATQDPLVRARALVDAAWAAAVDAENAAIADDAAAWAEAQPLGDPATVLEHAYA
- a CDS encoding IS5 family transposase produces the protein MRTHDEQRASVWTTLQPEDTVPGDHPLRPMRVMVNEILRELSPEFSKLYSRRGRPSIAPEKLLRALLLQMFYSIRSEPMLLEQLRYNLLFRWFVGLSMDDKIWDPSTFSKNRDRFLNGEISERFFAAVVERARADELLSNEHFTVDGTLIEAWASHKSFRPKSDDEPPTSSGGRNEGVNFRGRPRSNETHVSSTDPDARLYRKSSGAPAILGYLGHALMENRNGLIVGVKTTRATGIAEREAALELIRGVSGSNRITLGADKAYDTKDFVEALRALNVTPHVAQNTTRRRSAIDRRTVRHPGYTVSQRRRKLIEESFGWGKTIGRLRKVHFRGLDLVGDIVRWTAAAYNLIRIRNLRAAT
- a CDS encoding thiolase family protein, with the translated sequence MPEAVVVDALRTPMGRYGGALASVRPDDLGAHAIRALVERTRVEPALIDDVFWGAANQAGEDCRNAGRMALLLAGLPTSVPGTTLNRLCGSGLQALNAAYHAIAAGVVDVAIAGGAESMTRAPFVILKSEKAYDRAPEIHDTTLGNRMVNPRLAAWYPPISLGETAENVAEQYGISRDAQDRFAYESQMKCKTAVEAGRFAAELTPVHVDAGKKSYDLSQDEPPRPDTTMETLAKLKPAFKANGTVTAGNSSPLNDGAAALLMCSAEAAERHGWTPMARVVTSATFGVDPSVMGIGPIGATRKALDRAKLAARDLDLVELNEAFAAQSVACVRELGIDPAIVNVNGGAIALGHPLGCSGARIATTLLHELRRRGGRYGLATMCIGMGQGIATIFERL
- a CDS encoding transketolase C-terminal domain-containing protein, encoding MRERSVVEAVREALAGEMARDECVVVLGEDVGVLGGVFRATEGLHARFGARRVIDMPMAETGIAGVAVGMAMRGLRPVAEIQFADFIHAAMDHLVGEAAKIRWRTGGDWTCPLVLRTAYGGGFRGGPYHSQSVEAFYAHAPGLKIVAPSTPADAKGLLTAAIRDPDPVLVLEHKRTYRAIRGDVPEGEYLVPIGEAAVARAGSDVTVLSYGMMLHESLAAAQTLAGEGIDVEVIDLRTLLPLDRATILASLAKTRRLCVVHEDTLTMGLGAELCAIAAEAGVLDVPPVRVAMPDIPGIPVDEVLEDAIVPNRATIRDAIVRLAAARAQRGGATPAYDPVIPQASSTIAVDLPAEHTRLALDALVAAARAFPRFNATFAWTGIVEHADVVVDLDLGPAMPSRGGGTIALIDYGASGSDLAVPFVRPGHTAAVRIGAVRNGRAFVTCAVDHRAVDGADVGRFLAAFKTACESRPAEARHAEPVEARPETRP
- a CDS encoding Lrp/AsnC family transcriptional regulator, producing the protein MSENLLDETDKRILSALQRNGRLQNVDLAKAVGLSPSPCLRRVKRLEDGGFIERYGALLDRTKLGFGITAFLSIEIERNRKAETELLRDQLRALPQVVACHIITGDADFFLEIVARDLAGYSAFVLDVLNKLPGIKSIRSSISLEAVKANAPLPLGSDKRTSR
- a CDS encoding 2-oxo acid dehydrogenase subunit E2, translating into MNVEFPKLADTLVDGLVSAWYKKPGDAVNRGEPLFAVETDKVNTDVESPQDGILAEILVLEGERAEVGQILARFADATPAGMHTAVSRPVAPPTLTKAGGLTAMRKRIAERMTEARATIAQGSCAVQIDLSAVDRGGRAWTAYFVRAFGRALNADRIGVAVEILGGLVVPVVSQANAASLDAIAAQIADLAARARSGALTAHDVGGATATVTNVGATGTLLAFPLVAPGESAILAPGAIVDGRGWLALCYDRARFDEYAADRVLADVARKLRDVRAD
- a CDS encoding ABC transporter substrate-binding protein gives rise to the protein MVRIVVRFGMLALAALLIVPAAPPRLAGAAAEPYVIGATVSESGPGATLGRPEADSIQMAVDEINKAGGVQGHPLQVTVLDDESNATTAVNNTRKLLDQHVAAIIGSSLTQTSLAMVPLATQAKVPMVSLASSAQVIQPIADRQWIFKMPITDFHVAQSMQEYMRAKKMTKVAVIYRNDDYGKTGLSHFQDAGKRFGFEVVDAEAIDARASDATTQLTKIKAANPQAVVAWTTLPSANVIIKGYRELGISVPIFYSDGAATGVFPQQAGAALDGAFIASTKINVASYLPANDPQKKLLTHYISAFESGYPKDAPVSIFGGFGYDSVYVLKQALERAKSTDGEKLRQALEHTDYTGVTGTFRMSGGDHNGLSVFSLVLTRVAGGKFTIAK
- a CDS encoding Ldh family oxidoreductase, translating into MIGEEPSKIRANEADERAFIVRALTALDVSQSDARDVADVLVAADLRGVESHGIARLDTFYCRRIEAGVVAARPQYTVLRESPTQIALDAGNGLGHPAGIHAMRAAIAKAEQTGIGLATLRNSNHFGIGAYYAMMALDRGMIGLAMTNSTHLAVPTFGRQKTQGTNPIAVAIPAADGPPYVLDMATTAVTFGRLEVSDRKSKELKPGWAVDADGRETRDPRIAMTTGALLPLGGYGTENGGHKGYGLGALVEILCGVLSGGPFGTDLGLDERGLHGGTVGNFFGAFRVDAIRDLPLFGRDLDRQLGLLRAGRTSPGVERVLVAGDPEREHTERYRSEGVPIDPKVWETIDALADRLGIAKLDRFVVEPV